The bacterium genome segment TGCCGATATCGACCGCCCGTCTTATTCAGTTATGCTTTTCGACTCTTCCGGTGGATGGAATCAAAGCGGTGGGTTCGACTTATTCGACTATCGGCATAATGACAAAGCCAATGTTGCTTATGCTGATGGTCATATTAAACCTATAAGTCCTGAAGAATTAAAATTGGAAAGCAGCAGCCCAGAGGGTAATAGTTCTTATTGATAGCGGGTTTTGTAATCATATAACCAACTTCTTAGTCTGCAAAGACCTCATAGATTAGGGGCGGCGGAGTGGTTGGGCTTGGGGAGAATTCGTAGGCAGATTGGATAGCGGTGATGACGGGTTTCACATCGGAATTATTTCGCGCATGAATGGTAATTAAAGGATCGCCGGGTTTAACCTTATCACCGATTTGTTTGTGAATTTCCAGACCAACCTCTTGTGCCACGGGCGCGTCGAGGAAAGTTCTTCCTGCCCCGAGGGTTAACGATGCTTGGCCTATTGTGCGTGCGTTGAGTTTGGCAATGTAACCTTCTTTTTCAGCCATAACCGTATGCTTGATAGGCGCTTTGGGTAAGAGGGAAGGGTTCTCGATAACTTTGGGATCGCCGTGTTGGGCGATAATTATTTCCCTGAACTTCTCAAGAGCTGCGCCGGATTCGATTATATTTCTAGCAAGCGCTTCCCCTTCTTC includes the following:
- a CDS encoding H-X9-DG-CTERM domain-containing protein; amino-acid sequence: ADIDRPSYSVMLFDSSGGWNQSGGFDLFDYRHNDKANVAYADGHIKPISPEELKLESSSPEGNSSY